AGCATCGCCGTGGTGGGGAAGAGCACCATCCCCAGCACGGCCAGGCTGACCGTGCCGGTGCCGATGAGCAGGGAGCGTTTGCGCCCCAGCACATCGGCCAGGTACCCCATCGGCAGCGCGGCAATCAGCGCGGCAAGGCTGCTGGCGGTAATCAGCCGCCCGACCAGCGCATTGTTGTAGCCCAGGCTGACAACGTAGAAGTTGAACAACAGGCGGAACACGCCCATTGAAGCACCTGTGAGCACCACGCTCAGCAGGTAAAGGCGCGCATTCGGACGAAAAGCCTGCAACCGCTCACCATAGCGTTGCAGGCTTTGTTTCACTTCTTGGGGCAGGGAGGAAACAGGCCTCATGGTTGTGTCATTCCTCAGGGGGCGAGATGTCGTGTCGGGGGATGGCAAAAGCCTGCAGTTGCGCCCACAGGGCTTCCAGTTGTTCGGTGCGGGCAGCATAACGCCGCTGGCGGCCTTCCACGGTGAGGTACACCAGCCCGGCCAGCCGCAGCACATGCAAATGGTGCACCACGGTAGGCGGGCGCAGGCGCAGGCGGCGCGCCAGTTCCGTGGGCGTGTGGGCGCCTTCGGCCAGGTAGCGCAGGATGCGCAGGCGGGTGGGGTCGCTCAGGGCCTGCAGGCCGTGGAGCAGCGCGTCGGGCACCCCTTCGCCGGGCACCAGGGAAGCCCCTGCCGGGCGCGCGCCGAACACCAGCAACCCTTCACTTTCCCCTAACCGACGAAACACCACCAGCGGGGAAAGCCAGAACGAGGGAGCCAGGGTAAGGTGCGTCATGGTTTCGGCTTCGGGGAAGCGTACACCCTGGGTAAGGGCAAGAAGCAGGTCGGCAAGGGGAAGCCTCGCAGCCTGCTGACGAGCCTGAGCCACAGCCTCGGCCAGCACCGGCCGCAGTCGCGCCTCTTCTTCGGCAAAGAATACATGCAGGTAGGCCCTCAAGGCACCGAGCAGAGCCTCACCAAAGGCTGCAGCCTCGGCCCACAGGTTCAGGCGCTCTGCCAGAGCGGCCTTGCGCGGCGGCTTGGGTAGG
The window above is part of the Chloroflexota bacterium genome. Proteins encoded here:
- a CDS encoding ArsR family transcriptional regulator: MASLTWHTGTAYDLFASIHVLHRPQEFGLRRAWAAGVRARLPEPHRRTLERFAASLMLPFPWVATLPRQEAADALDALRAIPAEERLTQVFLAADTPPEAREVLLSVARRGTWNADDLRTLQRAFATLPKPPRKAALAERLNLWAEAAAFGEALLGALRAYLHVFFAEEEARLRPVLAEAVAQARQQAARLPLADLLLALTQGVRFPEAETMTHLTLAPSFWLSPLVVFRRLGESEGLLVFGARPAGASLVPGEGVPDALLHGLQALSDPTRLRILRYLAEGAHTPTELARRLRLRPPTVVHHLHVLRLAGLVYLTVEGRQRRYAARTEQLEALWAQLQAFAIPRHDISPPEE